One window from the genome of Oryza glaberrima chromosome 3, OglaRS2, whole genome shotgun sequence encodes:
- the LOC127766945 gene encoding CRS2-like protein, chloroplastic isoform X1: MAMTAASVFGSGGCLELLTSSKAMRGKLWTRLAPFISKRHASTSQTSLSSSSSSCSVINPWLFVGLGNPGEKYQCTRHNVGFDMIDMFAQSQGISLTRHPFKALFGEGMVEGVPVLLAKPQTYMNLSGESVGPLAAYYKLPLNRVLVAFDDMDLPCGVLRLQPKGGYGRHNGVKSLIYHFRKNREFGRLRIGIGRPPGQMDPKAFVLQKFNKTGRERIDSAIEEGVEILKLVVTKGLTEAARSSNVDQKYKHLTTHDMQL; the protein is encoded by the exons ATGGCGATG ACTGCCGCATCTGTTTTTGGATCTGGTGGATGTTTGGAATTACTAACGTCGAGTAAAGCCATGCGAGGAAAGCTTTGGACAAGACTTGCCCCTTTCATATCCAAGCGTCATGCTTCAACCTCTCAgacctcattatcttcatcttcttcgtcATGCTCCGTGATAAATCCATGGCTCTTTGTTGGTCTCGGCAACCCTGGTGAGAAGTATCAATGCACCAGACACAAT GTTGGGTTTGATATGATAGACATGTTTGCACAGTCTCAGGGTATATCTCTAACCAGGCATCCCTTCAAGGCACTATTTGGGGAAG GAATGGTCGAAGGTGTACCTGTTTTGCTTGCTAAGCCTCAAACATATATGAATCTCAGTGGTGAATCT GTTGGGCCACTTGCTGCCTATTATAAATTACCACTTAATCGCGTCCTTGTG GCATTTGATGACATGGACCTGCCCTGTGGAGTTCTTCGTTTACAACCTAAAGGAGGATATGGGCGCCATAATGG GGTGAAGAGCTTGATATACCATTTTCGTAAGAACCGAGAATTTGGTCGATTAAGGATTG GAATTGGACGGCCACCTGGCCAAATGGACCCCAAAGCTTTTGTGCTCCAGAAGTTTAATAAGACCGGTCGAGAACGG ATTGATTCAGCCATAGAAGAGGGTGTTGAGATTCTTAAGTTGGTTGTTACCAAGGGTTTGACAGAGGCTGCAAGATCATCAAATGTGGATCAGAAGTATAAGCATCTGACAACACACGACATGCAACTGTAA
- the LOC127766944 gene encoding tau-cadinol synthase-like: MASNISAAAPMLVEAFDPSVWGDFFVNYTPEPLQKSEEWMRDRADQLKEEVTLLFETCKDVEEKLKLVDVLQHLGIDHHFERRIAVALSDIHGAEFNSSSLHDVALRFRLLRQHGLWVSPDEFNKFKGPDGRFNAEVIDDPMGMLSLYNAAHLLIHGEVELEDAILFSRHQLETIIARNLKSSPLSQQVTRALRIPLPRTLKRIEALNYIAEYNQEQACNPSVLELARLDFNLLQLLHLRELKEFSRWGNNLYGAVELTYSRDRIVECYFWSYTIYYEQKYAQARIILAKIFVLATLLDDTYDMHATLEEGQKLNEAIQRWDESAISVLPEYLKNYYAKLMSTFKEIEDELKSEEKYYITYAVKAYQRLCKLYLQQAVWFHQNYIPSFQEHLEVSIISSGSPMLSVVSFVGAGDLATKEALEWAFDCTDAVKACGEIGRFQDDLAAFKHGKGKLDMATSVESYMKEHNVTGEEATAVISNLVEDAWKTINQARFERSSLVPAVNRVAYLAMSIMFFYQGSEDAYTFNKLSMNIIKQLFVKLIPII; encoded by the exons ATGGCTTCTAACATTAGTGCAGCTGCTCCCATGTTGGTAGAAGCTTTCGATCCCTCAGTGTGGGGCGACTTCTTTGTGAACTATACTCCAGAACCGTTACAG AAGTCGGAGGAATGGATGAGGGATAGGGCTGATCAATTGAAGGAGGAGGTAACTTTGCTATTTGAAACTTGCAAGGATGTGGAGGAAAAATTGAAACTTGTGGATGTGCTCCAACATTTGGGAATAGACCATCACTTCGAGAGACGTATTGCCGTTGCTTTAAGCGACATTCATGGTGCTGAATTCAACAGCTCCAGCCTCCATGATGTCGCGCTTCGATTCCGTTTGCTTCGGCAGCATGGGCTATGGGTTTCTCCAG ATGAGTTCAACAAGTTTAAAGGCCCAGATGGGAGATTCAACGCTGAAGTAATAGATGATCCCATGGGCATGTTGAGCTTATACAATGCAGCTCACCTATTAATTCATGGCGAGGTGGAATTGGAAGACGCTATTTTGTTCTCAAGGCATCAACTCGAAACAATAATAGCAAGAAATCTCAAGTCGTCACCATTATCTCAACAAGTAACACGGGCCCTTCGAATACCTTTACCACGGACCTTGAAGAGGATAGAGGCTCTTAATTATATAGCAGAATACAATCAAGAGCAAGCATGCAATCCCTCTGTGCTCGAGCTTGCAAGGCTGGATTTTAACCTTCTGCAACTTCTTCACTTGAGGGAGCTCAAGGAATTTTCTCG GTGGGGAAATAATCTATACGGTGCAGTGGAACTAACCTACTCTCGAGATCGTATAGTTGAATGCTACTTTTGGTCCTACACAATTTACTACGAACAGAAATATGCACAAGCACGAATCATCCTTGCCAAGATATTCGTGCTAGCAACCTTACTAGATGACACTTATGATATGCATGCTACATTGGAAGAGGGCCAAAAGCTCAATGAAGCAATACAGAG ATGGGATGAGAGTGCCATTTCTGTTTTGCCGGAGTACTTGAAGAATTACTATGCCAAGCTAATGAGTACCTTTAAAGAGATTGAGGATGAACTGAAATCAGAGGAGAAGTACTACATTACTTATGCTGTAAAAGCG TATCAAAGGTTATGCAAGCTTTACCTCCAGCAAGCTGTATGGTTTCATCAGAATTACATTCCAAGCTTTCAAGAACATTTGGAAGTGTCCATCATCTCCTCAGGCTCTCCAATGCTATCTGTTGTGTCATTTGTTGGTGCCGGTGATTTAGCAACAAAAGAAGCCCTTGAATGGGCCTTTGATTGCACCGATGCTGTCAAGGCTTGTGGCGAAATTGGACGTTTCCAGGATGACTTAGCTGCATTCAAG CACGGGAAGGGCAAACTAGATATGGCCACCTCTGTTGAGTCCTACATGAAGGAGCACAATGTCACTGGTGAGGAAGCCACGGCTGTGATAAGTAATCTGGTCGAAGACGCATGGAAAACTATCAATCAAGCACGCTTTGAGCGTTCCTCGCTTGTGCCGGCTGTGAACCGAGTCGCCTACTTAGCGATGAGCATAATGTTCTTCTACCAAGGCAGCGAAGACGCCTACACCTTCAACAAGCTCAGCATGAATATCATCAAGCAGCTGTTCGTCAAGCTTATCCCCATAATCTAG
- the LOC127766943 gene encoding BTB/POZ domain-containing protein At1g03010-like isoform X1 — MGVATVTELRQSFSGKRALRPTLTSRHANEWPPTDVSSDLTVEVGTSSFALHKLLAQFPLVSRSGKIRRAVAEAKDGKLARLGLHGTPGGAAAFELAAKFCYGVGVDVTVGNVAMLRCAAHYLQMTEDFSDKNLELRAEAFLRDAVLPSIAGSVAVLRSCEALLPAAEDVNLVPRLIAAIANNVCKEQLTSGLSKLDQLKPPPPPPQAVVVAAAAAAGDLDSPGDWWGKSVAGLGLDFFQRLLSAVKSKGLKQETVTRILINYAQNSLHGLMARDIAAAAKCGGGGGDTDAVKKQRAVVETIVGLLPAQSKKSPVPMAFLSGLLKTAMAASASSICRADLEKRIGMQLDQAILEDILVAAGPVSAAAAAAAVEHTLYDTDVVARIFAVFLNLDDDSNDEDAVVVGGGCGAFDYDSPRSPKQSLLVKASKLLDSYLAEIALDSNLLPSKFISLAELLPDHARLVTDGLYRAVDIFLKVHPNIKEAERYRMCKAIDCQRLTPDACSHAAQNERLPVQMAVQVLYFEQLRLRSAIQATGTTTTTTNTSIGGAHDAALFFGCAAAAAAPRSGSGVGSGAMSPRDSYASVRRENRELKLEVARMRMRLTDLEKDQVSMRRELVRVGPANRLLRGLARRLGSLFHFRGAAAEPGLQQLGAKATADAKVLFQRRRRHSIS, encoded by the exons atgggcgtGGCGACGGTGACAGAGCTGAGGCAGAGCTTCTCCGGGAAGAGGGCATTAAGACCAACCCTCACCAGCCGCCATGCCAATGAATG GCCTCCGACCGACGTCTCCAGCGACCTCACCGTCGAGGTCGGCACGTCCAGCTTCGCCCTGCACAAG CTGCTCGCGCAGTTCCCGCTGGTGTCCCGGAGCGGCAAGAtccggcgggcggtggcggaggccaaGGACGGCAAGCTGGCGCGCCTCGGGCTCCACGGCAcgccgggcggcgcggcggcgttcgaGCTCGCCGCCAAGTTCTGCTACGGCGTGGGCGTGGACGTCACGGTGGGCAACGTCGCCATGCTCCGGTGCGCCGCGCACTACCTGCAGATGACGGAGGACTTCTCCGACAAGAACCTGGAGCTCCGCGCCGAGGCGTTCCTCCGCGACGCCGTGCTCCCCAGCATCGCCGGCTCCGTCGCCGTGCTCCGCAGCTGCGAGGCGCTGCTCCCGGCCGCCGAGGACGTCAACCTCGTCCCGCGCCtcatcgccgccatcgccaacaACGTCTGCAAGGAGCAGCTCACCTCCGGGCTGTCCAAGCTGGACCAgctcaagccgccgccgccgccgccgcaggcggtggtggtggccgccgccgccgccgccggcgacctcgacTCGCCGGGGGACTGGTGGGGCAAGTCAGTCGCCGGCCTCGGGCTCGACTTCTTCCAGCGGCTGCTCTCCGCCGTCAAGTCCAAGGGGCTCAAGCAGGAGACGGTCACCCGCATCCTCATCAACTACGCCCAGAACTCGCTCCACGGGCTCATGGCGAGGGACATCGCGGCCGCCGCcaaatgcggcggcggcggcggcgacaccgacGCCGTCAAGAAGCAGCGCGCCGTGGTGGAGACCATCGTGGGGTTGCTCCCGGCGCAGTCGAAGAAGAGCCCCGTGCCGATGGCCTTCCTGTCGGGGCTCCTCaagacggcgatggcggcgtcggcgtcgagcaTCTGCAGGGCCGACCTGGAGAAGCGGATCGGGATGCAGCTCGACCAGGCCATCCTGGAGGACATCCTCGTTGCCGCCGGGCccgtctccgccgcggcggcggcggcggcggtggagcacACGCTGTACGACACGGACGTGGTGGCGAGGATCTTCGCGGTGTTCCTCAACCTCGACGACGACAGCAACGACgaggacgccgtcgtcgtcggcggcgggtgcggcgcGTTCGACTACGACAGCCCGAGGTCCCCCAAGCAGAGCCTCCTCGTGAAGGCGTCGAAGCTGCTCGACAGCTACCTCGCCGAGATCGCCCTCGACTCCAACCTCCTCCCCTCCAAGTTCATCTccctcgccgagctcctccccgACCACGCCCGCCTCGTCACCGACGGCCTCTACCGCGCCGTCGACATCTTCCTCAAG GTGCACCCGAACATCAAGGAAGCCGAGAGGTACAGGATGTGCAAGGCGATCGACTGCCAGCGCCTGACCCCGGACGCGTGCAGCCACGCGGCGCAGAACGAGCGCCTCCCCGTGCAGATGGCCGTGCAGGTGCTCTACTTCGAGCAGCTCCGCCTCCGCAGCGCGATCCAGGCcaccggcaccaccaccacaaccactAACACCAGCATCGGCGGCGCGCACGACGCGGCGCTCTTCTtcgggtgcgccgccgccgccgcggcgccgcggtcGGGGAGCGGGGTGGGTAGCGGGGCGATGTCGCCGCGGGACAGCTACGCGTCGGTGCGGCGGGAGAACCGGGAGCTGAAGCTGGAGGTGgcgcggatgcggatgcggctGACGGACCTGGAGAAGGACCAGGTGAGCATGCGGCGGGAGCTGGTGCGCGTCGGCCCGGCGaaccgcctcctccgcggcctCGCGCGGCGACTCGGCTCGCTCTTCCACTtccggggcgccgccgccgagccgggCCTCCAGCAGCTCGGCGCCaaggccaccgccgacgccaagGTCCTcttccagcgccgccgccgccactccatcTCCTGA
- the LOC127766945 gene encoding CRS2-like protein, chloroplastic isoform X2, protein MRGKLWTRLAPFISKRHASTSQTSLSSSSSSCSVINPWLFVGLGNPGEKYQCTRHNVGFDMIDMFAQSQGISLTRHPFKALFGEGMVEGVPVLLAKPQTYMNLSGESVGPLAAYYKLPLNRVLVAFDDMDLPCGVLRLQPKGGYGRHNGVKSLIYHFRKNREFGRLRIGIGRPPGQMDPKAFVLQKFNKTGRERIDSAIEEGVEILKLVVTKGLTEAARSSNVDQKYKHLTTHDMQL, encoded by the exons ATGCGAGGAAAGCTTTGGACAAGACTTGCCCCTTTCATATCCAAGCGTCATGCTTCAACCTCTCAgacctcattatcttcatcttcttcgtcATGCTCCGTGATAAATCCATGGCTCTTTGTTGGTCTCGGCAACCCTGGTGAGAAGTATCAATGCACCAGACACAAT GTTGGGTTTGATATGATAGACATGTTTGCACAGTCTCAGGGTATATCTCTAACCAGGCATCCCTTCAAGGCACTATTTGGGGAAG GAATGGTCGAAGGTGTACCTGTTTTGCTTGCTAAGCCTCAAACATATATGAATCTCAGTGGTGAATCT GTTGGGCCACTTGCTGCCTATTATAAATTACCACTTAATCGCGTCCTTGTG GCATTTGATGACATGGACCTGCCCTGTGGAGTTCTTCGTTTACAACCTAAAGGAGGATATGGGCGCCATAATGG GGTGAAGAGCTTGATATACCATTTTCGTAAGAACCGAGAATTTGGTCGATTAAGGATTG GAATTGGACGGCCACCTGGCCAAATGGACCCCAAAGCTTTTGTGCTCCAGAAGTTTAATAAGACCGGTCGAGAACGG ATTGATTCAGCCATAGAAGAGGGTGTTGAGATTCTTAAGTTGGTTGTTACCAAGGGTTTGACAGAGGCTGCAAGATCATCAAATGTGGATCAGAAGTATAAGCATCTGACAACACACGACATGCAACTGTAA
- the LOC127766943 gene encoding BTB/POZ domain-containing protein At1g03010-like isoform X2, with amino-acid sequence MGVATVTELRQSFSGKRALRPTLTSRHANEWPPTDVSSDLTVEVGTSSFALHKFPLVSRSGKIRRAVAEAKDGKLARLGLHGTPGGAAAFELAAKFCYGVGVDVTVGNVAMLRCAAHYLQMTEDFSDKNLELRAEAFLRDAVLPSIAGSVAVLRSCEALLPAAEDVNLVPRLIAAIANNVCKEQLTSGLSKLDQLKPPPPPPQAVVVAAAAAAGDLDSPGDWWGKSVAGLGLDFFQRLLSAVKSKGLKQETVTRILINYAQNSLHGLMARDIAAAAKCGGGGGDTDAVKKQRAVVETIVGLLPAQSKKSPVPMAFLSGLLKTAMAASASSICRADLEKRIGMQLDQAILEDILVAAGPVSAAAAAAAVEHTLYDTDVVARIFAVFLNLDDDSNDEDAVVVGGGCGAFDYDSPRSPKQSLLVKASKLLDSYLAEIALDSNLLPSKFISLAELLPDHARLVTDGLYRAVDIFLKVHPNIKEAERYRMCKAIDCQRLTPDACSHAAQNERLPVQMAVQVLYFEQLRLRSAIQATGTTTTTTNTSIGGAHDAALFFGCAAAAAAPRSGSGVGSGAMSPRDSYASVRRENRELKLEVARMRMRLTDLEKDQVSMRRELVRVGPANRLLRGLARRLGSLFHFRGAAAEPGLQQLGAKATADAKVLFQRRRRHSIS; translated from the exons atgggcgtGGCGACGGTGACAGAGCTGAGGCAGAGCTTCTCCGGGAAGAGGGCATTAAGACCAACCCTCACCAGCCGCCATGCCAATGAATG GCCTCCGACCGACGTCTCCAGCGACCTCACCGTCGAGGTCGGCACGTCCAGCTTCGCCCTGCACAAG TTCCCGCTGGTGTCCCGGAGCGGCAAGAtccggcgggcggtggcggaggccaaGGACGGCAAGCTGGCGCGCCTCGGGCTCCACGGCAcgccgggcggcgcggcggcgttcgaGCTCGCCGCCAAGTTCTGCTACGGCGTGGGCGTGGACGTCACGGTGGGCAACGTCGCCATGCTCCGGTGCGCCGCGCACTACCTGCAGATGACGGAGGACTTCTCCGACAAGAACCTGGAGCTCCGCGCCGAGGCGTTCCTCCGCGACGCCGTGCTCCCCAGCATCGCCGGCTCCGTCGCCGTGCTCCGCAGCTGCGAGGCGCTGCTCCCGGCCGCCGAGGACGTCAACCTCGTCCCGCGCCtcatcgccgccatcgccaacaACGTCTGCAAGGAGCAGCTCACCTCCGGGCTGTCCAAGCTGGACCAgctcaagccgccgccgccgccgccgcaggcggtggtggtggccgccgccgccgccgccggcgacctcgacTCGCCGGGGGACTGGTGGGGCAAGTCAGTCGCCGGCCTCGGGCTCGACTTCTTCCAGCGGCTGCTCTCCGCCGTCAAGTCCAAGGGGCTCAAGCAGGAGACGGTCACCCGCATCCTCATCAACTACGCCCAGAACTCGCTCCACGGGCTCATGGCGAGGGACATCGCGGCCGCCGCcaaatgcggcggcggcggcggcgacaccgacGCCGTCAAGAAGCAGCGCGCCGTGGTGGAGACCATCGTGGGGTTGCTCCCGGCGCAGTCGAAGAAGAGCCCCGTGCCGATGGCCTTCCTGTCGGGGCTCCTCaagacggcgatggcggcgtcggcgtcgagcaTCTGCAGGGCCGACCTGGAGAAGCGGATCGGGATGCAGCTCGACCAGGCCATCCTGGAGGACATCCTCGTTGCCGCCGGGCccgtctccgccgcggcggcggcggcggcggtggagcacACGCTGTACGACACGGACGTGGTGGCGAGGATCTTCGCGGTGTTCCTCAACCTCGACGACGACAGCAACGACgaggacgccgtcgtcgtcggcggcgggtgcggcgcGTTCGACTACGACAGCCCGAGGTCCCCCAAGCAGAGCCTCCTCGTGAAGGCGTCGAAGCTGCTCGACAGCTACCTCGCCGAGATCGCCCTCGACTCCAACCTCCTCCCCTCCAAGTTCATCTccctcgccgagctcctccccgACCACGCCCGCCTCGTCACCGACGGCCTCTACCGCGCCGTCGACATCTTCCTCAAG GTGCACCCGAACATCAAGGAAGCCGAGAGGTACAGGATGTGCAAGGCGATCGACTGCCAGCGCCTGACCCCGGACGCGTGCAGCCACGCGGCGCAGAACGAGCGCCTCCCCGTGCAGATGGCCGTGCAGGTGCTCTACTTCGAGCAGCTCCGCCTCCGCAGCGCGATCCAGGCcaccggcaccaccaccacaaccactAACACCAGCATCGGCGGCGCGCACGACGCGGCGCTCTTCTtcgggtgcgccgccgccgccgcggcgccgcggtcGGGGAGCGGGGTGGGTAGCGGGGCGATGTCGCCGCGGGACAGCTACGCGTCGGTGCGGCGGGAGAACCGGGAGCTGAAGCTGGAGGTGgcgcggatgcggatgcggctGACGGACCTGGAGAAGGACCAGGTGAGCATGCGGCGGGAGCTGGTGCGCGTCGGCCCGGCGaaccgcctcctccgcggcctCGCGCGGCGACTCGGCTCGCTCTTCCACTtccggggcgccgccgccgagccgggCCTCCAGCAGCTCGGCGCCaaggccaccgccgacgccaagGTCCTcttccagcgccgccgccgccactccatcTCCTGA